From Rhodopseudomonas palustris, a single genomic window includes:
- a CDS encoding thiamine phosphate synthase, translating into MPYPDRFYPVVDSIAWVKRLAALGVGTVQLRAKDLDDGAALQLVTDALAAVKDTSVKLIINDYWRAAIVAGAQHLHLGQEDLAEADLAEIRSAGLTLGLSTHDDAELETALAAEPDYIALGPIFPTTLKSMRFAPQGIPKITEWKKRVGNIPLVAIGGIKLEQAEEIFAAGADSIAVVSDVTQNPDPDARVRAWLDFVAEKA; encoded by the coding sequence ATGCCGTATCCTGACCGTTTCTATCCCGTCGTCGACAGCATCGCGTGGGTCAAACGCCTCGCCGCGCTCGGCGTCGGCACCGTGCAGCTCCGCGCCAAGGACCTCGACGACGGCGCTGCGCTGCAGCTCGTCACCGACGCGCTCGCGGCGGTGAAGGACACCAGCGTCAAGCTGATCATCAACGACTACTGGCGCGCCGCGATCGTCGCCGGCGCCCAGCATCTGCATCTCGGCCAGGAAGACCTCGCCGAAGCGGACCTCGCCGAGATCCGCAGCGCCGGGCTGACGCTCGGCCTCTCCACCCACGACGACGCCGAACTCGAAACCGCGCTCGCCGCCGAGCCGGACTACATCGCGCTCGGCCCGATCTTCCCGACCACGCTGAAATCGATGCGGTTTGCCCCGCAGGGCATTCCGAAGATCACCGAATGGAAGAAGCGCGTCGGCAACATCCCGCTGGTCGCGATCGGCGGCATCAAGCTGGAGCAGGCCGAAGAAATCTTCGCCGCCGGCGCCGACTCGATCGCGGTGGTCAGCGACGTGACGCAAAACCCCGATCCAGACGCCCGCGTCCGCGCCTGGCTCGATTTCGTCGCCGAGAAGGCGTGA
- the thiS gene encoding sulfur carrier protein ThiS, translating to MLVTINGEQREIQSASVAALMAELDCTGGHFAVALNYDVVPRGKWDETPVTAGDEIEILTPRQGG from the coding sequence ATGCTTGTGACCATCAACGGCGAACAGCGCGAGATCCAGTCCGCCAGCGTCGCCGCGCTGATGGCCGAGCTCGACTGCACCGGCGGCCACTTCGCCGTCGCGCTCAATTACGACGTCGTCCCCCGCGGCAAATGGGACGAAACCCCCGTCACCGCCGGCGACGAAATCGAGATCCTGACGCCGCGGCAGGGGGGATGA
- a CDS encoding thiazole synthase produces the protein MVKFYDREFGSRLLIGSALYPSPAIMQDSIRESGAEIVTVSLRRETAGGKAGDQFWSLIRELGVTVLPNTAGCRGVRDAVTTAKLARELFGTSWIKLEVIADNDTLQPDVVGLVEAAQILIKDGFEVFPYCTEDLSVAMRLVDAGCRVIMPWAAPIGSARGIVSRDALKLLRDRLPDITLVVDAGLGAPSHAAEAMELGYDAVLLNTAIAKAEDPVAMARGFKLAVEAGRTGYEAGLMGARDFASPSTPVIGTPFWHAVS, from the coding sequence ATGGTGAAATTCTACGACCGCGAATTCGGCTCCCGGCTGCTGATCGGCAGCGCGCTGTATCCGTCGCCGGCGATCATGCAGGACTCGATCCGCGAGTCGGGCGCCGAGATCGTCACGGTGTCGCTGCGGCGCGAGACGGCGGGCGGCAAGGCCGGCGATCAGTTCTGGTCGCTAATCCGCGAACTCGGCGTCACCGTGCTGCCGAACACCGCCGGCTGCCGCGGCGTGCGCGATGCGGTGACCACCGCCAAGCTGGCGCGCGAATTGTTCGGCACGAGCTGGATCAAGCTCGAAGTGATCGCCGACAACGACACGCTGCAGCCGGACGTGGTCGGCCTGGTCGAAGCCGCGCAAATCCTGATCAAGGACGGCTTCGAGGTGTTTCCCTATTGCACCGAGGATCTGTCGGTGGCGATGCGGCTGGTCGATGCCGGCTGCCGGGTGATCATGCCGTGGGCGGCGCCGATCGGCAGCGCGCGCGGCATCGTCAGTCGCGACGCGTTGAAGCTGCTGCGCGACCGCCTGCCGGATATCACGCTGGTGGTCGACGCCGGCCTCGGCGCGCCGAGCCACGCCGCCGAGGCGATGGAACTCGGCTACGACGCCGTGCTGCTCAATACCGCGATCGCCAAGGCCGAAGACCCGGTGGCGATGGCGCGCGGCTTCAAGCTCGCGGTCGAAGCCGGCCGCACTGGTTACGAAGCGGGGCTGATGGGCGCCCGCGATTTCGCTTCGCCCTCCACCCCTGTGATCGGGACACCGTTCTGGCATGCCGTATCCTGA
- a CDS encoding L,D-transpeptidase has protein sequence MIRFPRTSRAAAAAIVAISTIAIAAPANAAQPLPFPFLPFLPQPATMQPLAYAPVEQTAPQPQAAPQDDGEAAAELPARLKRQIVTYPSREAPGTIIVDTPNTYLYYVLGGGRAIRYGIGVGRDGFTWSGVKSVTRKAEWPDWTPPPEMIARQPYLPRHMAGGPGNPLGARAMYLGGSIYRIHGTNAPSTIGTHVSSGCIRLTNEDVKDLYARVGVGAKVIVLPDNRRAADAGTGRRG, from the coding sequence ATGATCCGTTTTCCGCGAACCAGCCGTGCCGCCGCGGCCGCAATCGTCGCGATCAGCACCATTGCCATCGCCGCGCCCGCCAATGCGGCGCAGCCGCTGCCGTTCCCGTTCCTGCCCTTCCTGCCGCAGCCGGCGACGATGCAGCCGCTGGCCTACGCGCCGGTCGAACAGACCGCACCGCAGCCCCAGGCCGCGCCTCAGGACGACGGGGAGGCTGCCGCCGAGCTTCCAGCGCGGCTGAAGCGCCAGATCGTCACCTATCCGAGCCGTGAGGCGCCGGGCACCATCATCGTCGATACCCCGAACACCTATCTGTATTACGTGCTCGGTGGCGGTCGCGCGATCCGCTACGGTATTGGGGTCGGCCGCGATGGCTTCACCTGGTCGGGCGTCAAGTCGGTCACCAGAAAGGCGGAGTGGCCGGATTGGACGCCGCCGCCGGAAATGATCGCCCGCCAGCCCTATCTGCCGCGCCACATGGCCGGCGGCCCGGGCAATCCGCTCGGCGCCCGCGCGATGTATCTCGGCGGCTCCATCTATCGCATCCACGGCACCAACGCGCCGTCGACGATCGGCACCCACGTCTCGTCCGGCTGCATCCGGCTGACCAATGAGGACGTCAAGGATCTGTATGCGCGGGTCGGCGTCGGTGCCAAGGTGATCGTGCTGCCCGACAACCGCCGCGCCGCCGATGCCGGCACCGGACGCCGCGGCTGA
- a CDS encoding tryptophanase gives MATVKFFGNEAVPLEMHKVRIVQKLSLPPVERRLEKITEAGNNTFLLKNDDVFLDMLTDSGVNAMSDRQQAAMLTADDSYAGSATYTRLEDKLREIFGMHYFLPTHQGRACEHILAKVFVTPGKVVPMNYHFTTTKAHIVLQGGTVEELVTDAGLEVTSANPFKGNMDIAKLRAVIEKVGAANVGFVRMESGTNLIGGQPVSLQNLADVSNVCKEHGIPLVLDASLLADNLYFNKTREDHCKALSIREITRRTADLCDIIYFSARKLGCARGGGICIRDRALYEKMRPLVPLYEGFLTYGGMSVREMEALTVGLDETMDEEMINQGPQFIAYMVDQLVERGVPVITPAGGLGCHIDAKRFVDHIPQSQYPAGALAAALYVASGIRGMERGTLSEQREPDGSEIYANMELVRLAMPRRVFTLSQVKYAVDRIAWLYANRKLIEGLTFIEEPEVLRFFYGLLKPVTDWQNKLVAKFREDFGDSL, from the coding sequence ATGGCGACAGTGAAGTTTTTCGGCAACGAGGCGGTGCCGCTCGAGATGCACAAGGTGCGGATCGTGCAGAAGCTCAGCCTGCCGCCGGTCGAGCGCCGGCTGGAGAAGATTACCGAGGCCGGCAACAACACTTTCCTGCTCAAGAACGACGACGTCTTCCTCGACATGCTGACGGATTCCGGTGTCAACGCGATGAGCGACCGCCAGCAGGCCGCGATGCTGACCGCCGACGACAGCTACGCCGGCAGCGCCACCTACACCCGGCTCGAAGACAAGCTGCGCGAGATCTTCGGCATGCACTACTTCCTGCCGACCCATCAGGGCCGCGCCTGCGAGCATATCCTCGCCAAGGTGTTCGTCACGCCCGGCAAGGTCGTGCCGATGAACTATCACTTCACCACCACCAAGGCGCATATCGTGCTGCAGGGCGGCACGGTGGAGGAGCTGGTGACCGATGCCGGGCTCGAAGTGACCAGCGCCAATCCGTTCAAAGGCAACATGGACATCGCCAAGCTGCGGGCGGTGATCGAGAAGGTCGGCGCCGCCAATGTCGGCTTCGTCCGGATGGAGAGCGGTACCAACCTGATCGGCGGCCAGCCGGTGTCGCTGCAGAATCTCGCCGACGTCAGCAACGTCTGCAAGGAGCACGGCATTCCGCTGGTGCTCGACGCCAGCCTGCTCGCCGACAATCTGTACTTCAACAAGACCCGCGAGGATCACTGCAAGGCGCTGTCGATCCGCGAGATCACCCGCCGCACCGCCGACCTGTGCGACATCATCTACTTCTCGGCGCGCAAGCTCGGCTGCGCCCGCGGCGGCGGGATCTGCATCCGCGACCGCGCGCTGTACGAAAAGATGCGGCCGCTGGTGCCGCTGTACGAGGGCTTCCTCACCTATGGCGGCATGTCGGTGCGCGAGATGGAAGCGCTCACCGTCGGCCTTGACGAGACCATGGACGAGGAGATGATCAACCAGGGGCCGCAGTTCATCGCCTATATGGTGGACCAGCTCGTCGAGCGCGGCGTTCCGGTGATCACGCCGGCCGGCGGCCTCGGTTGTCATATCGACGCCAAGCGCTTCGTCGACCACATCCCGCAGTCGCAATATCCGGCCGGCGCGCTGGCGGCGGCGCTGTACGTCGCCTCCGGCATCCGCGGCATGGAGCGCGGCACGCTGTCCGAGCAGCGCGAGCCCGACGGCAGCGAGATCTACGCCAACATGGAGTTGGTGCGCCTTGCCATGCCGCGCCGCGTGTTCACGCTGTCGCAGGTCAAATACGCGGTCGACCGCATCGCCTGGCTGTACGCCAACCGCAAGCTGATCGAGGGCCTGACCTTCATCGAGGAGCCGGAAGTGCTGCGGTTCTTCTACGGCCTGCTCAAGCCGGTGACCGACTGGCAGAACAAGCTGGTGGCGAAATTCCGCGAGGATTTCGGCGACAGCCTGTAA
- a CDS encoding DUF4403 family protein — protein MRFVKFGLVALAIVAISFTVTLKAFDWLAPRAISPPSLQALPPLPPIRQSTVVVPVSVPLGTIRDLVDAVAPRSFSGKADNPLSQYVQNADIHWTATRGAVTVRGARDQLTITSPLNGTVNAKGSLSASTQSKVDDTLGRLLGTKVAKQIGVNIKSFNANGDIKGTIAISARPEVLPNWHVDPHLDAEVVLSDSGVSVGGVRIDVPQQVKPVIDKAIADQLGRLERQIRDDSALERSARREWDRLCRSVALQGAGVPNGFFLEIRPTRALAAQPQVDASAATLTLGIVADTRITAGPTKPQCPFPPALQMVAPDTAGVKVAVPIDIPFQELDRILEAQFVGKTFPEGDSRAAITVKRAKLAASGDRLLISLLVDAKENRSFFGFGTEATLHIWGRPTLDQEEQTLRLSDIQLAVESEAAFGLLGDTARAAVPYLERAIADKAVIDLKPESSNVQRRIGNMIASYQRNEDGMRISSEISSLRLSDLVFDSNMLRITAEANGILEVKVTRLKPPELPQPAPR, from the coding sequence ATGCGTTTCGTCAAGTTTGGATTGGTAGCACTCGCGATCGTCGCGATCTCTTTCACTGTCACGCTGAAGGCGTTCGACTGGCTGGCGCCGCGCGCCATCTCGCCGCCGAGCCTGCAGGCGCTGCCGCCACTGCCGCCGATCCGGCAGTCGACCGTGGTGGTGCCGGTATCGGTGCCGCTCGGCACCATCCGCGATCTGGTCGATGCGGTCGCACCGCGCAGCTTCTCCGGCAAAGCCGACAACCCGCTGTCCCAGTATGTGCAGAACGCAGATATCCACTGGACCGCGACGCGCGGCGCGGTGACGGTGCGCGGCGCCAGGGATCAGCTCACGATCACCTCGCCACTCAACGGCACAGTGAATGCCAAGGGCTCGCTGTCCGCCAGCACCCAATCCAAAGTCGACGACACGCTCGGCCGGCTGCTCGGCACGAAGGTCGCCAAGCAGATCGGGGTCAACATCAAGTCGTTCAATGCCAATGGCGACATCAAGGGTACGATCGCGATCAGCGCCAGGCCGGAGGTGCTGCCGAACTGGCACGTCGATCCGCATCTCGACGCCGAAGTGGTGCTGTCGGATTCCGGCGTGTCGGTCGGCGGCGTCCGCATCGACGTGCCGCAGCAGGTCAAGCCGGTGATCGACAAGGCGATCGCCGACCAGCTCGGCCGGCTGGAGCGGCAGATCCGCGACGACAGCGCGCTGGAGCGCAGCGCGCGCCGCGAATGGGACCGGCTGTGCCGCTCGGTGGCGCTGCAAGGCGCCGGCGTGCCGAACGGCTTCTTCCTGGAGATCCGCCCGACCCGGGCGCTGGCGGCGCAACCGCAGGTCGACGCCTCGGCGGCGACGCTGACGCTGGGCATCGTCGCCGATACCCGCATCACCGCCGGCCCCACCAAGCCGCAATGCCCGTTCCCGCCAGCGCTGCAGATGGTCGCGCCGGACACCGCGGGCGTCAAAGTCGCGGTGCCGATCGACATCCCGTTCCAGGAGCTCGACCGCATTCTCGAAGCGCAATTCGTCGGCAAGACCTTCCCGGAAGGCGACAGCCGCGCCGCAATCACGGTGAAGCGTGCCAAGCTCGCCGCCAGCGGCGACCGGCTGCTGATCTCCCTGCTGGTCGACGCGAAGGAGAACCGCAGCTTCTTCGGCTTCGGCACCGAGGCGACGCTGCACATCTGGGGCCGTCCGACACTCGACCAGGAAGAGCAGACCTTGCGGCTGTCGGACATCCAGCTCGCCGTCGAATCCGAAGCCGCGTTCGGGCTGCTCGGCGACACCGCCCGCGCCGCGGTACCGTATCTGGAAAGAGCGATCGCCGACAAGGCGGTGATCGACCTGAAGCCGGAATCGTCCAACGTGCAGCGCCGGATCGGCAACATGATCGCCAGCTATCAGCGCAACGAGGACGGCATGAGAATTTCCTCGGAGATCTCCAGCCTGCGGCTGTCGGACCTGGTGTTCGATTCAAACATGCTGCGGATCACCGCCGAGGCTAACGGCATCCTCGAAGTCAAGGTGACCCGGCTCAAACCACCGGAGCTGCCGCAGCCGGCACCGCGCTGA
- a CDS encoding PRC-barrel domain-containing protein, with amino-acid sequence MKAKTMIAGLLGTTLLATAAYAQNPAPADNTNTMAKPSAAATGASQQHMGQWRASKLMGVNVYNQGNEKLGDISELLIDNQGRIQGVVIGVGGFLGVGQRDVAVAFDKLQWVNTPVSSNTAANTQTAPAGSATSTASPAGTTTGAAGSTSATASNADRWYPDHAVLNATKDQLTAMPEFKYSR; translated from the coding sequence ATGAAAGCCAAGACGATGATCGCCGGCCTGCTGGGCACCACCCTGCTCGCGACCGCCGCTTACGCGCAGAATCCGGCGCCGGCTGACAACACCAACACCATGGCCAAGCCGTCGGCCGCGGCCACCGGCGCCTCGCAGCAGCACATGGGGCAGTGGCGCGCGTCGAAGCTGATGGGCGTCAACGTGTACAACCAGGGCAACGAGAAGCTCGGCGACATCAGCGAACTGCTGATCGATAACCAGGGGCGCATCCAGGGCGTGGTGATCGGCGTCGGCGGCTTCCTCGGCGTCGGCCAGCGCGACGTCGCCGTGGCGTTCGACAAGTTGCAGTGGGTGAACACCCCGGTCTCGTCCAACACTGCGGCCAATACCCAGACCGCGCCGGCCGGTTCGGCCACCTCGACCGCGTCTCCGGCCGGCACCACCACCGGTGCGGCGGGCTCGACGTCGGCCACGGCGAGCAACGCGGATCGCTGGTATCCGGACCACGCCGTGCTGAACGCCACCAAGGATCAGCTCACCGCGATGCCCGAGTTCAAGTATTCGAGGTAA
- a CDS encoding response regulator, producing the protein MSSTPPSILVVEDDRETRALIAKYLRSNNCNVATAADGREMERWIADHRVDLVVLDVMLPGEDGLSLCRKIRANSQLPIIMLTARGDDVDRILGLEMGADDYLPKPFNPRELLARIRSVLRRQASAVTASAAPGATTLGFLGWRMDCRRRELRNPDGALVAMTSAEFDLLQALCERAGRVLSREALLDLTHGRNVGAFERSIDVLISRIRRKIEPDPREATLIKTVRAGGYVFTPMVEST; encoded by the coding sequence ATGAGCAGCACACCGCCATCCATTCTCGTGGTCGAGGACGATCGCGAGACCCGCGCGCTGATCGCGAAGTATCTGCGCAGCAACAACTGCAACGTCGCCACCGCCGCCGACGGCCGCGAGATGGAGCGCTGGATCGCCGACCATCGGGTCGATCTCGTCGTGCTCGACGTGATGCTGCCGGGCGAAGACGGCCTCAGCCTGTGCCGCAAGATCCGCGCGAATTCGCAATTGCCGATCATCATGCTGACGGCGCGCGGCGACGATGTCGACCGCATCCTCGGCCTGGAGATGGGCGCCGACGACTACCTGCCGAAGCCGTTCAATCCGCGCGAACTGCTGGCGCGGATCCGCTCGGTGCTGCGCCGTCAGGCCAGCGCGGTCACCGCCAGCGCGGCGCCCGGCGCCACCACGCTCGGCTTTCTCGGTTGGCGGATGGACTGCCGGCGTCGCGAGTTGCGCAATCCCGACGGCGCGCTGGTGGCGATGACCAGCGCCGAATTCGATCTGCTGCAGGCGCTGTGCGAACGCGCCGGCCGGGTGCTGTCGCGCGAGGCCCTGCTCGATCTCACCCACGGCCGCAACGTCGGCGCCTTCGAGCGCTCGATCGACGTGCTGATCAGCCGGATCCGGCGCAAAATCGAGCCCGATCCGCGCGAGGCGACGCTGATCAAAACGGTGCGGGCCGGCGGCTACGTGTTCACTCCGATGGTCGAATCGACATGA
- a CDS encoding FAD-dependent oxidoreductase — protein sequence MHQTVEGRGGAESANLSALASVASASVSSALTAAALRSEKPDLRKDAPVSVIGAGIAGAWQALLLARAGRKVSLYERGDNEMTQATSHWAGGMLAPYCEAEGAEPMVSQIGMRSLEMWRKEFPDAVFNGSLVVAHPRDRADFERFAKMTTGHQRVDADGIAELEPALAGRFREGLFFPDEGHVEPRLVLARLHERLIEAGGAIHFESEMTPEDLDGLVIDCRGLAARDKAPELRGVKGEMVVIKTAEVQLSRPVRLMHPRWPLYVIPRQNNHFMLGATTVESEDELVMVRSALELLSAAYAVHPAFGEAHIVELGAGLRPAFPDNLPRIAIGNRRVATNGLYRHGFLMAPSLAEKVVAYVERGEIDNQVMRCL from the coding sequence ATGCATCAGACAGTCGAAGGCCGTGGCGGGGCCGAATCCGCCAATCTTTCCGCTTTGGCTTCGGTAGCTTCGGCTTCAGTATCTTCGGCGTTGACCGCCGCAGCGCTGCGCAGCGAGAAGCCGGACCTGCGCAAGGACGCGCCGGTGTCGGTGATCGGGGCCGGCATTGCCGGGGCCTGGCAGGCGCTGCTGCTGGCGCGCGCCGGCCGCAAGGTCAGTCTGTACGAGCGCGGCGACAACGAGATGACACAGGCCACCAGCCATTGGGCGGGCGGCATGCTGGCGCCGTATTGCGAGGCCGAGGGCGCCGAGCCGATGGTCAGCCAGATCGGCATGCGCTCGCTCGAGATGTGGCGCAAGGAATTCCCGGACGCGGTGTTCAACGGTTCGCTGGTGGTGGCGCATCCGCGCGACCGCGCCGATTTCGAGCGTTTCGCCAAGATGACCACCGGCCATCAGCGCGTCGACGCCGACGGCATCGCCGAGCTGGAGCCGGCGCTGGCCGGCCGGTTCCGCGAAGGCCTGTTCTTCCCCGACGAAGGCCATGTCGAGCCGCGGCTGGTGCTGGCGCGGCTGCACGAGCGGCTGATCGAGGCCGGCGGCGCCATCCATTTCGAGTCTGAAATGACGCCGGAAGATCTCGACGGTCTGGTGATCGACTGCCGCGGCCTCGCGGCCCGCGACAAGGCGCCGGAGCTGCGCGGCGTCAAGGGCGAGATGGTGGTGATCAAGACCGCCGAGGTACAGTTGTCGCGCCCGGTGCGGCTGATGCACCCGCGCTGGCCGCTCTACGTCATCCCGCGCCAGAACAATCACTTCATGCTCGGCGCCACCACCGTCGAAAGCGAAGACGAGCTGGTGATGGTGCGCTCGGCGCTGGAACTGCTCAGCGCGGCTTACGCGGTGCATCCGGCGTTCGGCGAAGCCCATATCGTCGAACTCGGTGCCGGGCTGCGTCCCGCCTTCCCCGACAACCTGCCGCGGATCGCCATCGGCAACCGCCGCGTCGCCACCAACGGCCTGTATCGCCACGGTTTCCTGATGGCGCCGTCGCTGGCCGAGAAGGTGGTGGCCTATGTCGAGCGCGGCGAGATCGACAATCAGGTGATGCGATGCTTGTGA
- a CDS encoding ATP-binding protein translates to MSAPRRLAALKFGLGLEGVRGQIAILVLASIIASHLIIAVVFFVNRPDRPMPSPAEPQQLHALAQLIGRSAAADRPHLIATIAAAFPRLELTAAASPPADADERQWPPHDIAELGWRLGPNYRVASLGDGKVVITLPDGAAIGARMPPERRRPPWGNPWMASLLIGVVSLALLGLWAARTLAAPLSSFAAAAENFSLDSSDAPLPERGPAEIRSLARALNRMRGRITTLIEDRTRMLAAISHDLRTPITRMRLRAEFIEDEHQRTQTLHDLDQMGTMLTAVLTFLRDGATRDAPTLIDLASAMQLIADQFTDIGAKVAYQGPEHAMAMARPGDLHRAVTNLVENAVRFGTEVTIRLALTQDTITIEVEDDGPGIADADKDSALQPFVRGDDARNMDDNSSFGLGLSIARAIARGHRGELSLHNRTPNGLTARITLPRQKPDRSAA, encoded by the coding sequence ATGAGCGCGCCCAGGCGGCTGGCGGCACTCAAATTCGGTCTCGGGCTCGAGGGCGTTCGCGGCCAGATCGCCATTCTGGTGCTGGCGTCGATCATCGCCAGCCACCTGATCATCGCGGTGGTGTTCTTCGTCAACCGGCCGGACCGGCCGATGCCCTCACCGGCCGAGCCGCAGCAACTGCACGCGCTGGCGCAACTGATCGGGCGCAGCGCCGCGGCGGACCGGCCGCATCTGATCGCCACCATCGCCGCCGCCTTTCCCCGGCTCGAGCTCACCGCCGCAGCGTCGCCGCCCGCCGATGCCGACGAGCGGCAATGGCCGCCGCACGACATCGCCGAACTGGGCTGGCGGCTCGGCCCGAACTACCGGGTCGCCTCGCTCGGGGACGGCAAGGTGGTGATCACCCTGCCCGACGGCGCCGCAATCGGCGCCCGGATGCCGCCGGAGCGGCGCCGGCCGCCATGGGGCAACCCGTGGATGGCCTCGCTGCTGATCGGCGTGGTCAGCCTGGCGCTGCTCGGGCTGTGGGCGGCCCGCACCCTGGCGGCGCCGCTGTCGAGCTTCGCCGCGGCGGCGGAGAATTTCAGCCTGGACAGTTCGGACGCGCCGCTGCCGGAGCGCGGCCCCGCCGAGATCCGCTCGCTGGCGCGGGCGCTGAACCGGATGCGCGGGCGCATCACCACGTTGATCGAGGATCGCACCCGGATGCTGGCGGCGATCAGCCACGATCTGCGCACCCCGATCACCCGGATGCGGCTGCGCGCCGAATTCATCGAGGACGAACACCAGCGCACCCAGACGCTGCACGACCTCGACCAGATGGGCACGATGCTGACGGCCGTGCTGACCTTCCTGCGCGACGGCGCCACCCGCGACGCGCCGACCCTGATCGATCTCGCCAGCGCGATGCAACTGATCGCCGACCAGTTTACCGACATCGGCGCCAAGGTCGCGTATCAGGGCCCCGAGCACGCGATGGCGATGGCGCGGCCCGGCGATCTGCATCGCGCGGTGACGAACCTGGTCGAGAACGCGGTGCGGTTCGGCACCGAGGTGACGATCCGGCTGGCGCTGACGCAGGATACGATCACCATCGAAGTCGAGGACGACGGGCCGGGTATCGCCGACGCCGACAAGGACAGCGCGCTGCAGCCGTTCGTGCGCGGCGACGACGCCCGCAACATGGACGACAATTCCTCGTTCGGGCTCGGCCTGTCGATCGCCCGTGCGATCGCCCGCGGTCATCGCGGCGAGCTGTCGCTGCACAACCGCACGCCGAACGGCCTGACCGCCCGTATCACCCTGCCTCGCCAGAAGCCGGACCGCAGCGCCGCGTGA